The Brassica oleracea var. oleracea cultivar TO1000 chromosome C6, BOL, whole genome shotgun sequence genome includes a region encoding these proteins:
- the LOC106300670 gene encoding vacuolar fusion protein CCZ1 homolog: MGMASMNSSGESLKLCVFDLRRGQNEGQELDKILFFYPPDVTFSTQLSVIGLSEGLITFTRLFSPEAACEVIEAERHSHVFHEAEPDIWMVMVVEKNKEIEAIWRVDALQKVLKEVHSLFVMFHGSIRSLLDKEPSGGLIRSHFYPFITDYLNDLSVGKKLQLPSFRETLKERGTVQMLTLARDAALEVQSLVGVLDSCAGTLRCHSVILFHDLLVSTTLSPDDTVDLFTFSVMRLTSNALSSGTSSWSYLRKGTSLSQTSSKSTSPQLLVSSDSLPSGNGHDAGRVIRPLQHNKWIKGKDGFLVTDIWGKDATPTIWLHQRQERVHLLAYQQKCLTLVLLVPTEAIVNGELDISFVKHQVIENATAKILKVEEKLSKGWGGENAYHVSGYRYLLVDNDMEVSRASPSGKVATLAKETLLAVNKLRETVDTEKSRTKEEKDMEICIRAKNNAWAIARVTRGKELYMALEKASDTLLDATDSVQSFSNRYCNGTFSMD, translated from the exons ATGGGAATGGCGTCCATGAACTCTAGTGGTGAAAGCCTTAAACTTTGCGTGTTTGACTTGAGGAGAGGCCAAAACGAAGGACAGGAGCTCGACAAGATCTTGTTCTTCTATCCTCCTGATGTAACCTTCTCCACTCAGCTCTCTGTTATTGGGCTCAGCGAAGGGCTTATCACATTCACCAG ACTTTTCTCCCCAGAGGCAGCTTGTGAGGTTATAGAAGCAGAGAGACATTCCCATGTTTTCCATGAAGCCGAGCCTGACATTTGGATGGTCATG GTTGTAGAGAAAAATAAGGAGATTGAAGCCATATGGAGAGTTGATGCATTGCAGAAGGTGCTAAAGGAAGTTCATTCCCTCTTTGTTATGTTCCACGGATCAATTAGATCATTGCTTGATAAAGAACCATCTGGAGGGCTTATCAGATCTCACTTTTATCCCTTCATCACAGACTATTTAAATG ATCTTTCTGTTGGGAAGAAACTTCAGTTACCTTCCTTCCGTGAAACTCTGAAAGAGCGTGGTACAGTTCAGATGCTTACTTTAGCAAGGGATGCGGCGCTTGAAGTTCAG TCTCTTGTGGGAGTGCTGGATTCATGTGCTGGGACGCTACGATGCCACTCTGTGATTCTATTTCACGACCTACTTGTGTCAACAACTCTATCACCT GATGATACCGTCGACTTGTTTACATTCTCTGTAATGAGATTGACCTCAAACGCGCTATCTTCCGGCACGAGTTCCTGGTCATATCTACGCAAGGGAACCAGCTTATCACAAACCTCTTCTAAATCTACCTCACCGCAACTTCTTGTTTCAAGTGATTCACTGCCTTCAGGAAACGGTCATGACGCAGGTCGTGTTATTAGGCCGTTACAGCACAATAAGTGGATAAAAGGGAAAGATGGGTTTCTTGTAACCGATATCTGGGGTAAAGACGCGACACCAACGATCTGGCTACATCAGAGACAAGAGAGAGTTCACCTTTTAGCATATCAACAAAAATGTCTCACCTTGGTTCTTCTCGTGCCTACCGAGGCCATTGTTAATGGAGAGCTGGACATCTCGTTCGTGAAGCACCAAGTTATTGAAAAC GCAACTGCGAAAATCTTGAAGGTCGAAGAGAAGCTGTCTAAAGGATGGGGAGGGGAGAACGCTTACCATGTTAGCGGTTACCGTTACTTGCTAGTTGATAATGACATGGAAGTTTCCAGAGCTTCTCCTTCGGGGAAGGTAGCAACGTTAGCAAAG GAGACTTTACTTGCAGTAAACAAGCTAAGGGAGACGGTGGATACAGAAAAGAGCCGTACGAAGGAAGAGAAAGACATGGAGATATGCATCAGGGCAAAGAACAACGCGTGGGCCATCGCACGTGTAACGAGAGGTAAAGAGCTTTACATGGCTTTGGAGAAAGCCAGTGACACTCTTCTTGATGCTACAGACTCTGTCCAAAGTTTTAGCAACAG GTATTGCAACGGAACATTCTCTATGGACTAG
- the LOC106300671 gene encoding chaperone protein dnaJ 8, chloroplastic — translation MTIALTIGGNGFSGLSGSSFSSSSSSFRLKNSKRKDTKMLNRTGVVCSSSSVMDPYKTLKIRPDSSEYEVKQAFRQLAKKYHPDVCRGSNCGVQFQTINEAYDIVLKQIKNQMEGTEEFQPFDVYDEGFNGMNDPDCDTWEEWMGWEGAGTRDYSSHVNPYA, via the exons ATGACTATTGCTTTAACGATCGGAGGAAACGGGTTCTCGGGTCTATCCGGATCTTCGTTTTCTTCTTCTTCTTCATCGTTTCGGTTAAAGAACAGCAAAAGAAAAGACACGAAGATGCTGAACAGAACAGGAGTCGTCTGTTCTTCATCTTCAGTAATGGATCCGTACAAGACCCTGAAGATCCGACCCGATTCATCAGAATACGAGGTCAAGCAAGCTTTCAGACAACTCGCCAAAAAG TATCATCCTGATGTTTGCAGAGGAAGCAACTGCGGGGTACAGTTTCAGACAATCAACGAAGCTTACGAT ATTGTGTTGAAGCAAATAAAGAATCAGATGGAGGGAACAGAGGAGTTTCAGCCATTCGATGTGTATGATGAGGGATTCAACGGAATGAATGATCCAGATTGCGACACGTGGGAAGAATGGATGGGATGGGAAGGTGCAGGGACCAGAGACTACTCCTCTCATGTCAATCCTTACGCTTGA
- the LOC106300360 gene encoding LOW QUALITY PROTEIN: pre-mRNA-splicing factor CWC22 homolog (The sequence of the model RefSeq protein was modified relative to this genomic sequence to represent the inferred CDS: deleted 1 base in 1 codon; added 131 bases not found in genome assembly), whose protein sequence is ADKPTSDDRQKSSRESERKRRDNEGLLKRDRRERDWSDSQRDKLRKEEKSGVTKPKLPELNPSDSNAKAWGKTGGVYIPPFKLARMMKEVDDKSSVEYQRLTWDALRKSINGLVNKVNASNIKNIIPELFAENLIRGRGLFCRSCMKSQMASPGFTDVFAALVAVINAKFPEVAELVLATDLPFFTSIVNTGIFERFRGILHEGDIDKRVQYLIEGLFAIRKAKFQGHPAVRPELDLVEDKYSHDVSLNDEIVPETSLDVFKPDPDFIENEKKYEALKKELLGEDESEDEDGSDASSEDYDEEEEDESGEEQMRIRDETETNLVNLRRTIYLTIMSSVDFEEAGHKLLKIKLEPGQEMELCIMLLECCSQERTYLRYYGLLGQRFCMINKIHQENFEKCFVQQYSMIHRLETNKLRNVAKFFAHLLGTDALPWHVLAYIRLTEEDTTSSSRIFIKILFQELSEHLGIRLLNERLQDPTMQESLESIFPKDNPKNTRFAINFFTSIGLGGITESLREYLKNMPRLIMQQQKQVAKSESGSDSSGSDSDSSSSSSSSDESERETRKRRRRRS, encoded by the exons CTGAGAAAGGAAGAGAAGAGTGGAGTTACAAAGCCCAAGTTACCAGAACTCAACCCATCTGATAGCAATGCCAAAGCTTGGGGAAAAACTGGTGGAGTTTATATCCCTCCGTTCAAACTAGCACGCATGATGAAGGAGGTGGACGACAAGAGCAGCGTAGAGTATCAGCGTCTTACGTGGGACGCTCTCCGTAAAAGTATCAACGGGCTGGTGAATAAGGTTAACGCAAGCAACATCAAGAACATTATACCTGAGCTGTTTGCTGAGAATCTCATCAGAGGAAGGGGGCTTTTCTGCCGTTCGTGTATGAAGTCTCAGATGGCGTCTCCTGGGTTTACCGATGTCTTTGCAGCTTTGGTCGCTGTTATCAACGCCAAGTTCCCCGAAGTTGCTGAACTTGTTCTTGCCACTGATCTTCCTTTT TTTACTTCAATTGTTAATACAGGAATTTTTGAGAGGTTTCGTGGTATACTGCACGAGGGAGATATTGATAAGAGAGTCCAGTATTTGATTGAAGGGCTCTTTGCTATTAGGAAAGCAAAATTTCAG GGACATCCAGCTGTTCGTCCTGAGCTAGATCTTGTTGAAGATAAATATTCGCATGATGTATCTCTTAACGATGAAATAGTTCCTGAAACCTCTCTGG ATGTTTTCAAACCTGATCCTGACTTCATTGAGAACGAGAAGAAGTACGAGGCGCTGAAGAAGGAGTTACTTGGTGAGGATGAGTCTGAGGATGAAGATGGCTCTGATGCTAGCTCAGAGGATTATGATGAGGAGGAAGAAGATGAGTCTGGTGAAGAACAAATGAGAATAAGAGACGAGACAGAGACTAATCTTGTTAATCTTAGGAGGACAATATACCTTACCATAATGTCCAGCGTCGATTTTGAGGAAGCTGGTCACAAGTTGCTTAAAATTAAACTTGAACCAGGTCAAGAG ATGGAACTGTGCATAATGCTCCTGGAATGTTGCTCTCAGGAGAGAACGTATCTGCGGTACTACGGTTTGTTGGGTCAGCGTTTCTGTATGATCAACAAGATTCACCAAGAGAATTTCGAGAAGTGTTTCGTTCAGCAGTACTCTATGATCCACCGTCTTGAGACGAACAAGCTGCGTAACGTGGCTAAGTTTTTCGCTCATTTACTGGGCACAGATGCTCTCCCATGGCATGTGCTTGCCTACATTCGTTTAACCGAGGAGGACACGACTTCATCCTCTCGTATCTTCATTAAGATCCTTTTCCAG GAATTGTCAGAGCACTTGGGGATAAGGCTGCTTAATGAGAGGCTTCAGGATCCAACAATGCAGGAATCACTTGAATCCATCTTCCCTAAAGACAATCCAAAGAACACTCGGTTTGCTATCAACTTCTTTACCTCCATTGGTCTTGGAGGGATCACAGAGAGTCTCAGAGAGTACCTGAAGAACATGCCACGCCTCATCATGCAACAACAGAAGCAAGTTGCTAAATCAGAATCAGGATCAGACAGTTCTGGTTCTGACTCAGATTCATCGTCATCTTCTTCTAGTTCTGATGAAAGCGAGAGAGAGACGAGGAAGCGAAGAAGAAGAAGATCTTGA
- the LOC106300359 gene encoding uncharacterized protein LOC106300359 encodes MEKGNGFEGGNRKEKTANDGFVGGFFPVSTTKIAWKSRKRSASVNPDKAPEAAMELTPEKDETTTAMETDKVGEPMTTTPVLSEKRKALFEPLEPITNLNGKRPTDADSLLPPPDFESANYPKGWLIGKKRKLVNVDVVESMRRIAVQEMNRKDREIDGLNEQLEEDSRCLEHLQLQLLQERSKRTEIERENTMLKEQVDMLVNMIQQDEEVPEEP; translated from the exons ATGGAGAAAGGGAATGGATTTGAGGGAGGGAATAGGAAGGAGAAGACAGCTAATGATGGATTTGTCGGTGGTTTTTTCCCTGTCTCTACCACCAAGATCGCGTGGAAGTCAAGAAAAAGATCAG CATCTGTGAATCCAGACAAGGCACCAGAAGCTGCTATGGAACTCACACCAGAGAAGGATGAGACAACAACAGCAATGGAAACAGACAAAGTTGGAGAACCAATGACCACAACTCCTGTTCTGTCCGAGAAAAGAAAGGCTCTGTTTGAGCCACTCGAACCCATTACTAACTTGAACGGAAAGCGACCAACAGATGCTGATTCGCTCTTGCCACCGCCTGATTTCGAGTCTGCAAACTATCCTAAAGGGTGGTTGATCGGTAAGAAGAGGAAGCTGGTGAATGTTGATGTGGTTGAGAGCATGCGAAGAATCGCTGTCCAAGAAATGAACAGAAAG GATCGAGAGATAGATGGGTTAAACGAGCAGCTAGAAGAGGACTCGCGTTGCTTAGAGCATCTGCAACTTCAGCTGCTACAAGAGAGAAGTAAGAGAACAGAGATTGAAAGAGAGAACACAATGTTGAAAGAGCAAGTTGATATGCTTGTCAACATGATACAACAAGATGAAGAAGTACCAGAAGAACCCTAG
- the LOC106300358 gene encoding lysophospholipid acyltransferase LPEAT1-like isoform X2: MHVAPPNQNPLFSFHVYLLRRRVSVCAKSRNLHGGNLETTREEYESITRTQLETLSTKIRFLTAMESELKDMNPNPPSSSKEDRPLLKSESDVSAAIEELDKKFAPFARKDLYGTMGLGPFPTAEKVKLAVAMVTLVPVRFVLAMSILVLYYLVCRVFTLFSSPYRGGEEEEEEEEGGGVVQEDYAHMEGWRRVVIVRCGRFLSRVLLFVFGFYWIPESCPDRDSAADSSPKTSSSEIAENGETDKEEPERPGVIVSNHVSYLDILYHMSASFPSFVAKRSVGKLPLVGLISKCLGCVYVQREAKSPDFKGVSGTVNERVREAHRNKSAPTIMLFSEGTTTNGDYLLQFKTGAFLAGTPVLPVILKYPYERFSVAWDTISGARHIIFLLCQFVNHLEVIRLPVYYPSQEEKDDPKLYASNVRRLMATEGNLILSDLGLGDKRIYHATLNGLFCKS, from the exons ATGCACGTCGCCCCACCGAATCAAAACCCCTTATTCTCGTTCCATGTTTACCTTTTACGGCGACGAGTCTCCGTGTGCGCGAAAAGCAGAAACCTTCACGGGGGAAATCTAGAGACGACGAGAGAGGAATACGAATCAATCACAAGAACCCAACTCGAAACCCTTTCAACAAAGATCAGATTTTTAACGGCAATGGAGTCGGAGCTAAAGGATATGAATCCGAATCCACCGTCGTCGAGCAAAGAGGACCGCCCCTTGCTCAAATCGGAATCCGACGTGTCCGCCGCCATCGAAGAGCTCGACAAAAAGTTCGCGCCTTTCGCGAGGAAGGACTTGTACGGGACAATGGGTCTGGGTCCTTTTCCGACGGCGGAGAAGGTTAAGCTCGCGGTGGCGATGGTGACGCTTGTTCCCGTGCGGTTTGTTCTGGCGATGAGCATCTTGGTTTTGTATTACTTGGTGTGTAGGGTGTTCACGCTGTTCTCGTCTCCGTATCGTGGAGGAGAGGAGGAGGAGGAGGAGGAAGAAGGTGGAGGGGTTGTTCAGGAGGATTATGCTCACATGGAAGGGTGGAGAAGGGTTGTGATCGTCCGGTGTGGGAGGTTTCTTTCAAGAGTTTTGCTTTTTGTGTTTGGGTTTTATTGGATTCCTGAGAGCTGTCCGGATCGAGATTCAGCAGCTGATTCCAGTCCCAAAACAAGTTCTTCTGAG ATTGCAGAGAATGGCGAAACTGATAAGGAGGAACCTGAAAGACCCGGTGTCATTGTGTCTAATCACGTTTCGTACCTTGACATTTTGTATCATATGTCTGCTTCTTTCCCAAGTTTTGTCGCCAAG AGATCAGTGGGCAAACTTCCTCTTGTTGGCCTCATCAG CAAATGTCTTGGTTGCGTCTATGTTCAGCGAGAAGCTAAATCTCCTGATTTCAAGGGTGTATCTG GCACAGTGAATGAAAGAGTTAGAGAAGCTCATAGGAACAAATCTGCTCCAACTATTATGCTTTTTTCAG AAGGAACAACTACCAATGGAGACTACTTGCTTCAATTCAAGACAGGTGCATTTCTTGCCGGAACTCCGGTTCTTCCTGTTATTTTAAAATATCCGTACGAGCGTTTCAGTGTGGCATGGGATACAATCTCCGGG GCACGCCACATTATCTTCCTTCTCTGCCAATTCGTAAACCATTTGGAGGTGATACGGTTACCTGTATACTACCCTTCACAAGAAGAGAAAGATGATCCCAAACTGTATGCTAGCAATGTCCGGAGATTAATGGCCACCGAG GGTAACTTGATTCTGTCGGATTTGGGACTTGGAGACAAGAGGATATATCACGCGACCCTCAATG GTTTGTTTTGCAAAAGCTAA
- the LOC106300358 gene encoding lysophospholipid acyltransferase LPEAT1-like isoform X1 has protein sequence MHVAPPNQNPLFSFHVYLLRRRVSVCAKSRNLHGGNLETTREEYESITRTQLETLSTKIRFLTAMESELKDMNPNPPSSSKEDRPLLKSESDVSAAIEELDKKFAPFARKDLYGTMGLGPFPTAEKVKLAVAMVTLVPVRFVLAMSILVLYYLVCRVFTLFSSPYRGGEEEEEEEEGGGVVQEDYAHMEGWRRVVIVRCGRFLSRVLLFVFGFYWIPESCPDRDSAADSSPKTSSSEIAENGETDKEEPERPGVIVSNHVSYLDILYHMSASFPSFVAKRSVGKLPLVGLISKCLGCVYVQREAKSPDFKGVSGTVNERVREAHRNKSAPTIMLFSEGTTTNGDYLLQFKTGAFLAGTPVLPVILKYPYERFSVAWDTISGARHIIFLLCQFVNHLEVIRLPVYYPSQEEKDDPKLYASNVRRLMATEGNLILSDLGLGDKRIYHATLNGNLRQLRVFHQKEE, from the exons ATGCACGTCGCCCCACCGAATCAAAACCCCTTATTCTCGTTCCATGTTTACCTTTTACGGCGACGAGTCTCCGTGTGCGCGAAAAGCAGAAACCTTCACGGGGGAAATCTAGAGACGACGAGAGAGGAATACGAATCAATCACAAGAACCCAACTCGAAACCCTTTCAACAAAGATCAGATTTTTAACGGCAATGGAGTCGGAGCTAAAGGATATGAATCCGAATCCACCGTCGTCGAGCAAAGAGGACCGCCCCTTGCTCAAATCGGAATCCGACGTGTCCGCCGCCATCGAAGAGCTCGACAAAAAGTTCGCGCCTTTCGCGAGGAAGGACTTGTACGGGACAATGGGTCTGGGTCCTTTTCCGACGGCGGAGAAGGTTAAGCTCGCGGTGGCGATGGTGACGCTTGTTCCCGTGCGGTTTGTTCTGGCGATGAGCATCTTGGTTTTGTATTACTTGGTGTGTAGGGTGTTCACGCTGTTCTCGTCTCCGTATCGTGGAGGAGAGGAGGAGGAGGAGGAGGAAGAAGGTGGAGGGGTTGTTCAGGAGGATTATGCTCACATGGAAGGGTGGAGAAGGGTTGTGATCGTCCGGTGTGGGAGGTTTCTTTCAAGAGTTTTGCTTTTTGTGTTTGGGTTTTATTGGATTCCTGAGAGCTGTCCGGATCGAGATTCAGCAGCTGATTCCAGTCCCAAAACAAGTTCTTCTGAG ATTGCAGAGAATGGCGAAACTGATAAGGAGGAACCTGAAAGACCCGGTGTCATTGTGTCTAATCACGTTTCGTACCTTGACATTTTGTATCATATGTCTGCTTCTTTCCCAAGTTTTGTCGCCAAG AGATCAGTGGGCAAACTTCCTCTTGTTGGCCTCATCAG CAAATGTCTTGGTTGCGTCTATGTTCAGCGAGAAGCTAAATCTCCTGATTTCAAGGGTGTATCTG GCACAGTGAATGAAAGAGTTAGAGAAGCTCATAGGAACAAATCTGCTCCAACTATTATGCTTTTTTCAG AAGGAACAACTACCAATGGAGACTACTTGCTTCAATTCAAGACAGGTGCATTTCTTGCCGGAACTCCGGTTCTTCCTGTTATTTTAAAATATCCGTACGAGCGTTTCAGTGTGGCATGGGATACAATCTCCGGG GCACGCCACATTATCTTCCTTCTCTGCCAATTCGTAAACCATTTGGAGGTGATACGGTTACCTGTATACTACCCTTCACAAGAAGAGAAAGATGATCCCAAACTGTATGCTAGCAATGTCCGGAGATTAATGGCCACCGAG GGTAACTTGATTCTGTCGGATTTGGGACTTGGAGACAAGAGGATATATCACGCGACCCTCAATGGTAATCTCAGACAACTCCGTGTTTTCCATCAGAAAGAAGAATGA
- the LOC106296841 gene encoding protein ASPARTIC PROTEASE IN GUARD CELL 2-like: MSKKANFLLPLNLSLAPFLLVLIYHLLSCVAVHGVQEKKILSLHNNIWSPRKSNEAPSSCFSHNLGKGRESSTTLEMKHREICSGKTIDWGKKLRRALTLDNLRVQSLQLKIKAMSSSTTESISEAQTPLTSGMKLQTLNYIVTVDLGGRNMTLIVDTGSDLTWVQCQPCKSCYNQQGPLYDPSVSSSYKTVFCNSSTCQDLVEATGNSGLCGGNNGVDKTTCDYVVNYGDGSYTRGDLGSESIQLGDTKIESFVFGCGRSNKGLFGGASGLMGLGRSSVSLVSQTMKNFNGVFSYCLPSLEGVASGSLSFGDDYKNSTSVSYTPLVQNPQLSSFYVLNLTGASIGGVELESSSFGRGILIDSGTVITRLPPSIYKAVKTEFLKQFSGFPSAPRYSILDTCFNLTSYEDVSIPTIKMIFQGSAELEVDVTGVFYFVKPDASLVCLALASLSYENEVGIIGNYQQKNQRVIYDTKQEKLGIAGENCSF; this comes from the exons ATGTCTAAGAAAGCTAACTTTCTTCTGCCATTGAATCTTTCACTTGCTCCTTTCCTTCTTGTTCTTATTTACCATCTTCTGTCGTGTGTTGCTGTTCATGGCGTCCAAGAGAAGAAGATTCTCAGTCTGCACAACAACATTTGGTCTCCCAGGAAATCAAATGAAGCTCCAAGTTCATGTTTCTCTCACAATCTTG GCAAAGGAAGAGAATCATCCACTACACTGGAGATGAAACATAGAGAAATTTGCTCAGGAAAGACTATAGATTGGGGTAAGAAGCTGAGAAGAGCCTTGACTCTAGACAACCTCAGAGTCCAATCACTTCAGCTAAAAATCAAAGCCATGAGCTCAAGCACCACAGAATCCATTTCAGAAGCTCAGACTCCACTAACCTCAGGGATGAAGCTTCAGACTCTGAACTACATTGTCACAGTTGATTTAGGAGGGAGAAACATGACTTTGATCGTCGACACTGGAAGTGACTTGACATGGGTCCAATGCCAGCCTTGCAAGTCATGTTACAACCAACAAGGTCCTTTGTATGACCCATCAGTCTCATCTTCTTACAAGACAGTGTTCTGCAACTCATCAACTTGTCAGGATCTTGTAGAAGCTACAGGTAATTCAGGCCTCTGTGGAGGTAACAATGGTGTTGATAAGACGACTTGTGACTACGTTGTCAACTATGGGGATGGATCATACACTCGTGGAGACTTGGGAAGTGAAAGTATCCAACTCGGCGACACGAAAATCGAAAGCTTTGTCTTTGGTTGTGGCCGGAGCAACAAAGGTTTGTTTGGTGGAGCTTCTGGTCTAATGGGTTTGGGAAGAAGCTCAGTTTCTTTAGTCTCACAAACCATGAAAAATTTCAACGGTGTTTTCTCATACTGTCTACCTTCTCTTGAAGGTGTAGCTTCTGGCTCACTATCCTTCGGTGATGATTACAAGAACTCAACCTCAGTTTCATACACTCCGTTAGTACAAAACCCTCAGCTTAGTTCCTTTTACGTTCTGAACCTCACCGGTGCTAGCATCGGTGGCGTGGAGCTGGAATCTTCAAGCTTTGGTAGAGGGATTCTAATCGACTCAGGAACGGTCATCACGAGACTGCCGCCTTCCATTTACAAAGCTGTGAAGACAGAGTTTCTGAAACAGTTCTCTGGGTTTCCTTCAGCTCCACGCTATTCAATCTTAGACACTTGTTTTAACCTCACAAGTTATGAAGACGTCAGCATACCAACTATCAAAATGATCTTCCAAGGTAGCGCTGAGCTTGAAGTGGATGTCACTGGTGTGTTCTACTTTGTCAAGCCTGATGCATCTCTAGTCTGCTTGGCCTTGGCAAGTCTTTCATATGAAAACGAAGTCGGTATTATTGGAAACTACCAACAGAAAAATCAGAGAGTGATATATGATACCAAACAAGAGAAGCTCGGGATAGCTGGAGAAAACTGCAGTTTCTGA